A genomic stretch from Setaria italica strain Yugu1 chromosome VII, Setaria_italica_v2.0, whole genome shotgun sequence includes:
- the LOC101785044 gene encoding mitochondrial inner membrane protease subunit 1 encodes MSAFVRRLGAIPWRNIAGEAFSRALLVAQAFCAVHVVDHHLCSLAIVRGPSMLPAMNLAGDVVAVDKVSVRRGRVGPGDVVLMISPEDPRKAVAKRVVGMGGDSVTYLVDPGNSDASKTVVVPQGHVWVQGDNVYASRDSRHFGAVPYGLITGKIFCRVWPLEGFGSIDSNQSP; translated from the exons atgtCGGCCTTCGTGCGGCGCCTCGGAGCCATCCCGTGGCGGAACATCGCGGGGGAGGCCTTCTCCCGCGCGTTGCTGGTGGCGCAGGCCTTCTGCGCCGTCCACGTCGTGGACCACCACCTCTGCTCGCTCGCCATCGTGCGGGGCCCCAGCATGCTGCCGGCGATGAACCTGGCGGGCGACGTGGTGGCGGTGGACAAGGTGAGCGTGAGGCGCGGGCGGGTGGGGCCCGGGGACGTCGTGCTGATGATCTCCCCCGAGGACCCGCGCAAGGCGGTCGCCAAGCGCGTCGTCGGGATGGGGGGCGACTCTGTCACCTACCTCGTCGACCCCGGGAACAGCGACGCCTCCAAGACCGTCGTG GTACCACAAGGTCATGTTTGGGTGCAGGGAGATAATGTTTATGCTTCTAGAGATTCAAGGCATTTTGGAGCTGTGCCTTATGGTCTCATTACAGGGAAGATCTTTTGTCGG GTGTGGCCACTGGAGGGTTTTGGATCGATTGATTCAAATCAGTCCCCATAA